Sequence from the Metopolophium dirhodum isolate CAU chromosome 2, ASM1992520v1, whole genome shotgun sequence genome:
AAGGCACCCGTCATTAATCTAGCACCAGCAATGATCTGGACCAGTATCAGCAAATGGCTGCACGTCCCTTCCACGTTTTCGTACATACCGGATGCCTGTACCCAATCAACCAGCGACATGGGTTTCATCGAACGTCTAAAGAACACTATTACTGGGTTCATGCAATCATATGTAGAAAATTACTTGTATTTACCCAAAACGAAGGAAGTTATGAACACATACCTCAAGTACAAGGGCTGGGAATCTAGGCCTCCACTCGAGCATATGTTGAATAATGTATCCCTAACACTGGTCAACTCTCATAACGCGATTGGTATACCTAGACCATACCTTCCAGGCATCATTGAGGTGGGTGGGATGCACATCAAAGACCCAAAACCTCTGCCCAAAGTAAGTATAATAAGCTCTGAAGTGGGTAACTGGTATCGTTCTCCCTCTGGtagttattgtaaattgtaggtaggtatataaagaaTTGCTTTGCTAAATTCATAAAATCTTcattggtttaatattttatatatattttttttgtaggtacctaggtatttaatatttttaaatgcaaaatataaaaataagtttttgaattatatttgaaatacgtTTTtgcaaaagtatttgaaatgtacctatattgtatatatatacatatgaacCTAGTACAGTAGTACATATTAGGTACTTAAGAAGTATGACAGTATGTGCCTACCTATAAGTATTTAACCTCTTTGCGTTAGTTGAACTGTACACAGAGAGaagtcaattaaaatttaattttcacaattattctttttggttaaaatactacatgaatataacttattacttataatatacgatatatggtattataactaggtactgataaattgaaatttgaaattgattcCGGCTCCAATgcacattgatatatttttgtatacgttatacatttatacctaaaaaTGGTTTACGAATCAACCtggtttaaaaatcatattatggtatatatataaatattttttattaacattacttttataaaaatcataacttttgtttataattttagaatcttcaaacatttttagatGCAGCAGATCaaggagtaatattttttagttttggtactctagttaatttaaatgacTTACctaaagaaaaattgaatatttttattaatgtccTTGGAAgattaaaacaaaaagtaataataaaatggacACCCGAAGATAGTAATGTAAAGCTGTCACAAAACATCATGACTGGTTCATGGTTTCCACAAAGAGatattttaggtaataatattgacacattattgattattgtcattattatagtatcatacactaataaaaataataatattctattcacctattttttatattacacaacGTACATATACAGCTCATCCAAATGTAATACTTTTCATTACTCATGGAGGATTACATAGCTTAGAAGAAACTGTTTGTAATGCAAAACCTATAGTTGGGGTACCTTTTTTCGCCGAACAGAATTTTAACATGAAAATAGTTGAGGAAAAAGGTTATGGTAAActagtaaatttttttgaaattactgAAGAATCCTTTGGAAATGCTGTTGATGAAGTGTTGTCCGACGTCACGTATGTACAAACTATAAACTACCTAATActattatcttaaaataattgtttttactttttaatttaggtttaaaaagAAGGCAATGATACAAAGCCTGGTGTACAAAGATCAATCAATGAAACCCCTAGATCGTGCTGTTTACTGGGTCGAGTATGTTATTCGGTATGGTGGAGCTGGACATTTAAAAAGTGACTCCATAGGGTTAAAtgattttcagtattttttgtTTGACATCTCATTAATTTTACTTCTTTCTTTTGGATTGATTGCTTGGTTGTGTAATTTTGTAATTGCAAAAGTTATgtctaaacatttaaaaacaaattaattactttaaaacttattacaaatactatatttttttgtattaaaaattatcaatcaataaatgcattattaacaAGCTCAATTTATACTAaactagtatttaatattttcactcTCGTGTACTTTCTCGTCATATTACTCATAATAGTATACTACTTATACTATcacatgtaatataaaatactgcaaataatatataaatataataccctGTGTCCTCACAAATAGGGTACACTCTATAACTCAATCCATATATATATCACtcagtacctactacctaccctataaatatttttgaactctATTTGGAAGACATTAAGATTAAACTAGACTGTTAGATCATATAAATTCCTATAAATTCCAATTTTTTAACtcttgtatttttcatatgcGCAACAACTTAACTTTTTTGTGTAAATACCTACCCTATTTTTGCGGGACACACggtacattataataggtacaaagtaCCTTCTACCTGTATAGACTTAATTTAggtatcgatataatatatcgagAAATATTTAAGAGACCACTGATGTCGTCTGACTCGTTTGGGTCTGACGAGTTTTCGAAAAGTTACATtgtaaagttataagttaattaaaacttaaaattaataaattcaatccACGTAACGCAGAtggtttattttgaaattgtaataattgaCATACAAATATTCCTAGTAAAGATAGaaatatattaagaggatgttacCCATGCAtctgttgtctccgtcttacatacGTATGACATagaaaattttcgttcactaatTTCAATGGTGTCCTgtaagttttgatattagagtgatttcatcaattatacattttgtagatGATAACATTATCTGTACTTAAGCGTtggcttttattcgatattttaattttcaagcgagatttgagcatttttaatttttgatatttcatatacccatatcttg
This genomic interval carries:
- the LOC132939725 gene encoding UDP-glycosyltransferase UGT4-like; its protein translation is MLSSVVFCSVLCITATVIKAANILVFMPLPIKSHVRGFQPLFEELSNRGHNVTVVSSFPLDRVIANYTDIGPFIDKTRERNVMDLVRMNFVTSVQLKWRIGIQLSEMVMSHRNMKQFVQSNSNSFDLVMVETFGQEYAVVMGHKFKAPVINLAPAMIWTSISKWLHVPSTFSYIPDACTQSTSDMGFIERLKNTITGFMQSYVENYLYLPKTKEVMNTYLKYKGWESRPPLEHMLNNVSLTLVNSHNAIGIPRPYLPGIIEVGGMHIKDPKPLPKNLQTFLDAADQGVIFFSFGTLVNLNDLPKEKLNIFINVLGRLKQKVIIKWTPEDSNVKLSQNIMTGSWFPQRDILAHPNVILFITHGGLHSLEETVCNAKPIVGVPFFAEQNFNMKIVEEKGYGKLVNFFEITEESFGNAVDEVLSDVTFKKKAMIQSLVYKDQSMKPLDRAVYWVEYVIRYGGAGHLKSDSIGLNDFQYFLFDISLILLLSFGLIAWLCNFVIAKVMSKHLKTN